A genome region from Chryseobacterium sp. G0186 includes the following:
- a CDS encoding efflux RND transporter periplasmic adaptor subunit, with amino-acid sequence MQRFFIQKSTILFLSLIVLAGCRKNNQNQSYQQQAPELPVEIVKQGDASVSREYAASVEGISNVEIRPQVTGYLSRIFVDEGDYVRAGQPLFKIEDQIFSEQLKSAQAALITAQANLSTSKIDLDRKKELFKNKMVSEIQVKEAEASYNAARGAVSQSTSAIESAKINLNFSTIKAPVSGFIGRFNYRLGSLMTPGNQEAITLLSDIHQVYTYFSLSENDFNNFQKQYVGSSIDEVIKNTPAVSLLLSGGEKYTETGKIDAVEGQFNKTTGSITLRAKFNNPNNLLRSGNTGKILLDQFYSNVVLLPIASTRTIQDKVFVFTIKDGKAAMLPVEVNGKAGDNFIVTKGLKAGDQYIVSGFDRLQPGTPVVAQKKNAQQKKA; translated from the coding sequence ATGCAAAGATTTTTTATTCAGAAATCAACCATACTTTTCCTGTCGCTCATCGTTTTGGCGGGATGCAGGAAAAACAACCAAAACCAATCTTATCAGCAGCAGGCACCGGAGCTTCCTGTAGAAATAGTAAAACAGGGAGATGCTTCAGTTTCCAGAGAATATGCAGCATCCGTTGAAGGAATTTCCAATGTGGAGATCAGACCTCAGGTAACAGGATATTTAAGCAGGATTTTTGTGGATGAAGGAGATTATGTAAGAGCAGGGCAACCCCTCTTCAAAATAGAAGACCAGATATTCAGCGAACAGTTGAAAAGTGCCCAGGCAGCATTGATTACAGCTCAAGCTAATCTTTCGACTTCTAAAATCGATCTGGACAGAAAAAAGGAGCTTTTTAAAAATAAAATGGTTTCCGAGATTCAGGTAAAAGAAGCAGAAGCATCTTATAATGCAGCAAGAGGAGCTGTGAGCCAGTCAACATCCGCCATAGAATCTGCAAAGATCAATCTTAATTTCTCTACGATTAAAGCTCCGGTAAGCGGTTTTATCGGAAGATTCAACTACCGTTTGGGAAGTTTGATGACGCCGGGTAACCAGGAGGCTATCACTTTGTTGTCGGATATTCATCAGGTATATACCTATTTCAGCTTGAGTGAAAATGACTTTAATAATTTTCAAAAACAATATGTAGGAAGCAGCATTGATGAGGTGATTAAAAATACGCCGGCTGTATCTCTATTGCTTTCCGGTGGCGAAAAATATACTGAAACAGGGAAAATTGATGCAGTAGAAGGACAGTTCAACAAAACCACTGGTTCCATTACATTAAGGGCGAAATTCAATAACCCGAATAACCTTTTAAGAAGTGGAAATACGGGAAAAATACTACTTGATCAGTTTTACAGCAATGTGGTTTTGCTTCCTATAGCTTCTACCAGAACCATTCAGGATAAAGTTTTTGTCTTCACCATCAAGGATGGAAAAGCGGCCATGCTTCCCGTTGAGGTAAATGGTAAGGCAGGAGATAATTTTATTGTAACCAAGGGACTTAAAGCTGGAGATCAGTACATCGTTTCCGGGTTCGACAGACTGCAGCCGGGAACTCCTGTCGTGGCACAAAAGAAAAATGCTCAACAGAAAAAAGCGTAA
- a CDS encoding glycoside hydrolase family 3 C-terminal domain-containing protein, translating to MLKKTAIVSLFTLISVSYMAQNTTQPVYLDESKPVEQRIQDALSRMTLEEKVAMLHAQSKFSSPGVPRLGIPEFWTTDGPHGVRPEVMWDEWDQAGWTNDSIIAYPALTALSATWNKKMSWNYGKALGEEARYRKKDILLGPGVNIYRTPLNGRNFEYMGEDPYLTSKMVVPYIKGVQSNGVATSVKHFALNNQEMFRHTSNVNVDDRTLYEIYLPPFKAAVTEGDSWTIMGAYDMYKGQYASQNQYLLNDILKKEWNYKGVVVSDWGAVNNTEQAIHNGLDLEFGSWTNGLSAGTKNAYDNYYLAKPYLDLIKAGKVGTTELDDKVTRLLRLAYKTTMNRNKPFGNIASEEHKAIAKEIGEEGIVLLKNQGNILPIDINKAKKIAVIGENAIKIMTVGGGSSSLKVKYETLPLDGIKSRFGKQADVQYARGYVGDIGGEYNGVKSGQDLKETRSEAELLNEAVELAKKSDYVIFVGGLNKSDFQDSEGNDRKSYGLPYNQDNLISALSKANKNLAVVLVSGNAVAMPWIKEVPTVLQSWYLGSEAGNSIASVLAGDANPSGKLPFTFPVKLEDNSAHKLGEYPGQKEEFAAGKGKDQKNPINITYNEGVFVGYRWHDTKNIKPLFSFGHGLSYTTFEFGKAKADKTTLAQNDTITFTVTVKNTGKKAGAEVAQLYISDLKSSVPRPAKELKGFEKVYLNPGEQKEVTFTIDKTALSYFDAGKHDWVAEPGDFEALIGNSSDAIKTKVKFTLK from the coding sequence ATGTTAAAGAAAACCGCCATTGTAAGTTTATTCACCCTTATTTCTGTTTCTTATATGGCCCAGAACACTACTCAACCCGTTTATTTAGATGAATCGAAACCTGTAGAACAGCGTATTCAGGATGCTCTTTCCAGAATGACACTGGAAGAGAAAGTAGCAATGCTTCATGCACAATCGAAATTCAGCTCACCGGGGGTTCCAAGATTAGGAATTCCTGAATTCTGGACTACAGACGGGCCTCATGGGGTTCGCCCAGAGGTAATGTGGGATGAATGGGACCAGGCAGGATGGACCAATGACTCCATTATCGCCTACCCTGCTCTAACGGCATTATCTGCAACATGGAATAAAAAAATGTCATGGAATTATGGTAAAGCTTTGGGAGAAGAAGCTCGTTACAGAAAGAAAGATATTCTTCTGGGGCCTGGAGTTAACATTTACAGAACTCCTCTGAACGGAAGAAATTTTGAATACATGGGTGAAGACCCTTATCTGACCTCAAAAATGGTGGTTCCTTACATCAAAGGAGTACAATCTAACGGAGTAGCAACTTCTGTAAAACATTTTGCCCTAAACAATCAGGAAATGTTCCGTCACACCAGCAATGTAAATGTGGATGACAGAACGCTTTATGAAATTTATCTTCCACCTTTCAAGGCAGCAGTGACTGAAGGGGATTCCTGGACGATTATGGGAGCTTATGATATGTACAAAGGCCAATATGCCAGCCAAAACCAATATCTATTAAATGATATTTTAAAGAAAGAATGGAATTATAAAGGCGTTGTAGTATCCGACTGGGGTGCTGTAAACAATACCGAACAGGCCATTCACAACGGATTGGATCTTGAATTCGGATCATGGACAAACGGACTTTCTGCAGGAACTAAAAATGCCTACGATAATTATTATCTGGCTAAACCTTATCTTGATTTGATTAAAGCAGGAAAAGTAGGCACTACAGAACTGGACGATAAAGTAACCCGCTTGCTTCGTCTTGCCTATAAAACCACCATGAACAGGAATAAACCTTTCGGAAATATTGCCTCTGAAGAGCATAAGGCAATTGCAAAGGAAATTGGGGAAGAAGGAATTGTTTTGCTTAAAAACCAAGGAAATATACTTCCTATTGATATCAACAAGGCTAAAAAAATTGCCGTTATTGGCGAAAATGCCATTAAAATTATGACCGTAGGTGGTGGTTCATCATCATTAAAGGTAAAATATGAAACACTTCCATTAGACGGAATTAAATCCAGATTTGGAAAGCAAGCAGATGTGCAATATGCTAGAGGCTATGTAGGTGATATCGGCGGGGAATACAATGGTGTAAAATCCGGACAGGATCTGAAAGAAACCCGCTCAGAAGCAGAATTACTGAACGAAGCTGTAGAATTGGCAAAAAAATCAGACTATGTAATTTTTGTTGGCGGACTGAACAAATCAGACTTCCAGGATAGTGAGGGCAACGACAGAAAAAGCTACGGGTTACCTTATAATCAGGACAACTTAATTTCTGCCCTTTCAAAGGCGAATAAAAACCTTGCTGTAGTCTTGGTTTCAGGAAATGCTGTAGCGATGCCTTGGATTAAAGAAGTTCCGACTGTTTTACAATCGTGGTACTTGGGTTCTGAAGCTGGAAATTCCATCGCCTCTGTACTCGCCGGAGATGCTAACCCTTCAGGAAAGCTTCCCTTCACATTCCCAGTAAAGCTTGAGGACAACTCTGCCCACAAGCTTGGAGAATACCCAGGACAGAAAGAAGAGTTTGCCGCCGGAAAAGGTAAAGATCAGAAGAACCCAATCAACATTACTTATAACGAAGGCGTGTTTGTAGGATACCGTTGGCATGATACCAAAAATATTAAGCCTCTTTTCAGCTTCGGGCACGGATTGAGCTATACAACCTTTGAGTTTGGAAAGGCAAAAGCGGATAAAACAACGCTGGCACAAAATGATACGATCACTTTTACCGTGACCGTTAAAAATACAGGTAAAAAAGCAGGAGCCGAAGTTGCACAGCTTTATATCAGTGACTTAAAATCATCTGTTCCCCGCCCTGCTAAGGAGCTGAAAGGGTTTGAAAAGGTATATTTAAATCCTGGTGAACAAAAAGAAGTTACTTTTACCATCGATAAAACTGCATTGAGTTATTTTGATGCCGGAAAACATGATTGGGTTGCAGAACCTGGCGATTTTGAAGCATTGATCGGAAATTCTTCAGATGCCATTAAAACAAAAGTGAAGTTTACACTGAAATAG
- a CDS encoding efflux transporter outer membrane subunit, with the protein MKIKNIAYIAFISGTAISCKVQKYEQPEVKMPVAFRNDSIVVEQNDNIAKIGYRDFFKDPVLVGLIDKAMVQNNDLLVALKQIEFASLAYTQSKWGNVPTVTATANGSISRPSDNSMNGMMAGQFMGKRYMEDYTAALNFSWEADIWGKIKGRKEQALSEYLKTQEAAKAVKTQLVAAVVQGYYNLLMLDTQLEITKSNLTYADNTLKFLMKQQEVGLTTALAVKQQEIVKDQILKSIPAIEGSITTQENALSLLTGSMPEKIERSASLNTVQSPDHISAGVPSELLSYRPDIKTAELEVRKSAAAIHVAKMNMYPSLNITAQGGVNAFQISKWFSVPGSLFGMAAGAIAQPILNGKQLKTQYEQSKVLADQAEIGFKQSVLKAVGEVSDALVQIQKLEEQQKIAEGLVVKSNDAVKKADLLFKYNSATYVEVILVQTNKLQTELELASLKAQRLNAITALYRSVGGGWQ; encoded by the coding sequence ATGAAAATTAAAAATATAGCATACATCGCATTCATTTCAGGAACAGCCATTTCATGTAAAGTTCAGAAGTATGAACAGCCTGAAGTGAAGATGCCTGTGGCTTTCAGAAATGACAGTATTGTGGTTGAGCAAAATGATAATATTGCCAAAATCGGGTACAGGGATTTTTTCAAGGATCCTGTTCTGGTTGGGCTGATCGATAAAGCCATGGTACAGAATAATGATCTTCTGGTGGCTTTAAAGCAGATAGAATTTGCTTCATTAGCCTATACTCAAAGCAAATGGGGAAATGTACCTACCGTTACGGCTACTGCTAATGGGAGCATCAGCAGACCATCGGATAACAGTATGAACGGGATGATGGCAGGACAGTTTATGGGGAAAAGGTATATGGAAGATTATACGGCAGCCCTTAATTTCTCATGGGAAGCAGATATCTGGGGAAAGATAAAAGGAAGAAAGGAACAGGCATTGTCAGAATATCTTAAAACTCAGGAAGCAGCAAAGGCGGTAAAAACCCAATTGGTGGCAGCTGTAGTACAGGGATATTATAATCTGTTGATGTTGGATACTCAATTGGAGATTACAAAATCTAACCTGACCTATGCAGATAATACATTGAAGTTTTTGATGAAGCAACAGGAAGTTGGATTAACAACCGCTTTGGCGGTTAAGCAGCAGGAGATTGTAAAAGATCAGATCTTAAAATCGATTCCGGCTATTGAAGGCTCTATTACAACACAGGAAAATGCCTTAAGTCTGTTGACGGGTTCTATGCCCGAGAAGATTGAAAGAAGCGCCAGCCTGAATACGGTTCAGTCCCCGGATCATATTTCTGCAGGAGTTCCTTCGGAATTATTAAGCTACAGACCGGATATCAAAACAGCTGAACTTGAAGTAAGAAAAAGTGCTGCTGCTATTCACGTTGCAAAAATGAATATGTATCCATCATTGAATATTACCGCTCAGGGCGGAGTGAATGCTTTCCAGATCAGTAAATGGTTCAGTGTTCCTGGATCTCTTTTCGGAATGGCTGCCGGTGCCATTGCGCAACCTATTTTGAATGGAAAACAACTGAAGACTCAATATGAACAGTCTAAGGTATTGGCAGATCAGGCTGAAATAGGCTTTAAACAATCTGTTTTAAAGGCTGTAGGAGAGGTTTCTGATGCGTTGGTGCAAATTCAAAAGCTGGAAGAGCAACAGAAAATTGCTGAGGGTCTGGTGGTGAAGTCTAATGATGCCGTAAAGAAAGCTGACCTTTTATTTAAGTATAATTCAGCTACTTATGTAGAAGTGATCTTGGTGCAAACTAATAAACTTCAGACTGAACTGGAACTGGCTTCCCTAAAAGCTCAACGACTGAATGCGATAACTGCTCTCTACCGTTCTGTAGGAGGTGGCTGGCAATAA
- a CDS encoding outer membrane beta-barrel family protein, with protein MKIILFPIAVLTGSLALAQTQTVKDTVKAEAKEIEAVTLVARKPTVESKVDRTVFNVANSAILAGNTTWDVLRMTPLVNIDNNDAVKAEGQNVTVYINDRKSVFTGKELKEYLKTIPADNLLKIEVITSPSSRYETSGSVINIVLKKRDDEGIKGSISLNNRQSTKNSQYTNFNLNYHKKRFTQTFIGSYGDNTYVEKGFKNIVSYDKNNKDRNLDFETENRSQSPSFSSTSEFEINDKNNVGLILEYYQSRNSSRSDTEGTEYKNGDLQDAYHLIQTANGLNRTLGTNAFYKYYDKEKNRILDVNIGTNYTGNNNDELINKKTLKELQEIGSLSDNQMRNYYIKVDYTQPLGKSGGTIEVGAKTDFNNHVIPNNLYGYSLDAADADPDSESEFKGLARNDRFHYKDNISSVYANYSKTFFKKLEARIGLRYEYIDFTVRQDVAGTERKDSYGTFLPNLLLKYTFSDKYDLSLTYNRTIWRPWYSEFNPFLVPSIDGTFSRGNMDLNPNPNDRLHMKFGILKKYFISARYMHTNQDYWTTYSTENGRNVFLPGNFNGKVEKFYAFANTNQNFLKNKLNVNVGFGWYYINNKDFNQKNEIGGKDYISYWGGSANVSYSNLFNKNINLSAWMEISNQNNGNSYANNTNVFHNISATKIFPKTQMEVSLQLMNIFKRPYGDNTTYSQDGTYRDYSKWDWYGVSLTFVKRFGNQKVKGNTKTDVEKNSGGGK; from the coding sequence ATGAAGATAATCTTATTTCCTATCGCAGTATTAACGGGTTCCCTGGCTTTAGCCCAGACCCAGACTGTGAAAGATACTGTAAAGGCAGAGGCGAAAGAAATAGAAGCGGTTACATTGGTCGCCCGTAAACCAACAGTAGAGTCCAAGGTAGACCGAACCGTTTTTAATGTGGCAAACAGTGCTATCCTGGCAGGAAATACAACTTGGGACGTTCTTAGAATGACCCCTCTGGTAAACATAGATAATAATGATGCGGTAAAAGCAGAAGGACAGAATGTAACGGTCTATATTAATGACCGGAAATCTGTTTTTACAGGAAAAGAATTGAAGGAATATCTTAAAACAATTCCCGCAGACAATCTGTTGAAAATTGAGGTCATTACAAGCCCATCATCACGGTATGAAACTTCCGGATCAGTGATTAATATTGTATTGAAAAAAAGAGATGATGAAGGGATAAAAGGGAGTATTTCACTTAACAACAGACAGAGCACGAAAAACTCACAGTATACCAACTTTAACCTTAATTATCACAAGAAACGTTTTACCCAAACGTTTATCGGAAGCTATGGCGATAATACCTATGTAGAAAAAGGCTTCAAAAACATTGTTTCATACGATAAAAACAACAAGGATAGAAACCTGGATTTTGAAACCGAAAACAGAAGTCAAAGTCCTTCCTTTTCTTCCACTTCGGAATTTGAGATCAATGATAAAAATAATGTAGGACTTATTCTGGAATATTATCAGAGCAGGAATTCATCCAGATCAGATACAGAGGGTACTGAATATAAAAATGGAGATTTACAGGATGCTTATCATTTGATACAAACTGCAAATGGGCTTAACCGTACTTTGGGAACCAATGCTTTTTATAAATATTATGACAAGGAAAAAAACAGAATCCTTGATGTCAATATCGGAACAAATTATACGGGAAACAATAATGATGAGCTTATCAATAAGAAAACATTAAAAGAGCTTCAGGAGATAGGAAGCCTTAGCGATAACCAGATGCGTAATTACTACATAAAGGTAGATTATACCCAGCCACTGGGGAAATCTGGAGGAACTATTGAAGTAGGAGCGAAAACGGATTTCAATAATCATGTTATTCCGAATAACTTATATGGATACAGTCTGGACGCTGCTGATGCTGATCCAGATTCTGAATCTGAATTTAAAGGGCTTGCCAGAAATGATAGATTCCATTATAAGGATAATATCAGTTCTGTATATGCCAACTATAGCAAAACGTTTTTCAAGAAGCTGGAAGCCAGAATCGGACTTCGTTATGAATATATAGACTTTACCGTAAGACAGGATGTTGCAGGAACAGAAAGAAAGGATTCCTATGGTACTTTTCTTCCCAATTTGTTACTGAAATATACTTTTTCAGATAAATATGATTTGAGTTTAACTTACAATCGTACTATATGGAGACCATGGTATTCAGAATTCAATCCTTTTCTAGTACCTTCTATTGACGGAACTTTTTCCAGAGGAAATATGGATTTGAATCCCAATCCGAACGACAGACTCCATATGAAATTCGGAATCCTGAAAAAATATTTTATCTCTGCAAGATATATGCATACCAATCAGGATTACTGGACTACTTATTCCACTGAAAATGGGAGAAATGTTTTTCTTCCGGGGAATTTCAATGGTAAGGTTGAAAAGTTTTATGCTTTTGCAAACACCAATCAGAATTTCCTGAAGAATAAACTGAATGTAAATGTTGGGTTTGGATGGTACTACATTAATAATAAAGATTTTAATCAAAAAAATGAAATAGGAGGTAAAGATTACATCAGTTACTGGGGTGGTTCTGCCAATGTTTCTTATTCCAATCTTTTCAATAAGAATATTAATCTAAGCGCCTGGATGGAAATTTCCAATCAGAATAACGGAAATTCTTATGCGAATAATACCAACGTGTTTCATAATATTTCAGCGACCAAAATATTCCCTAAAACACAGATGGAAGTCAGCTTGCAGCTGATGAATATTTTTAAAAGACCATATGGCGACAATACCACCTATAGCCAGGATGGAACCTACAGAGATTATTCAAAATGGGACTGGTATGGGGTTTCTCTTACATTTGTGAAACGTTTTGGAAATCAAAAGGTAAAAGGGAATACGAAAACCGATGTGGAAAAGAATTCCGGAGGAGGAAAATAG
- a CDS encoding DUF2652 domain-containing protein, translating to MKNTNIQEGIILIPDFSGFTEFVFNTKLYTGEYIVRQLLSTLIDMNDQYFEISEIEGDAILFYRYDENPSYQSISRMLWKMRNAFNRKIKELSKSLSTTIDLSLKFIVHYGAFSQYNIGSFRKLYGKTIVEAHQLLKNGLAEQPSYALFSNSFLENSKNQEADFNTDQLHLPEVGVIHYFENVN from the coding sequence ATGAAGAATACAAATATACAGGAGGGTATCATTCTAATTCCGGATTTCAGCGGATTTACAGAATTTGTGTTCAATACAAAACTTTATACAGGAGAATATATTGTAAGACAACTACTATCTACACTGATTGACATGAATGATCAGTATTTTGAGATTTCCGAAATAGAAGGAGATGCCATTTTATTTTATCGCTACGATGAAAATCCATCTTATCAAAGTATTTCAAGGATGCTTTGGAAAATGAGAAATGCATTCAACCGAAAAATAAAGGAATTGAGTAAAAGCTTAAGTACCACCATAGATTTATCTCTGAAGTTTATTGTGCATTATGGAGCATTTTCGCAATATAATATTGGGAGCTTCAGAAAATTATATGGAAAAACAATTGTGGAGGCTCATCAGCTTTTGAAAAACGGATTGGCCGAGCAGCCTTCATATGCACTGTTCAGTAATTCCTTTTTAGAAAACAGCAAAAACCAGGAAGCTGATTTTAATACAGATCAACTTCATTTGCCGGAAGTAGGAGTCATCCATTATTTTGAGAATGTAAACTAG
- a CDS encoding efflux RND transporter permease subunit produces the protein MLKKIIKRPVLATVISVLLVILGIVGMVSLPITKFPDIAPPTVMVTAAYPGANAETIARSVAPPLENAINGVENMDYITSTASNDGTLSITVIFKLGTDPDQAAINVQNRVAQVTNQLPAEVIQAGITTVKRQNSMIAMVSLTSKDGSMNDLFLENYAKINIVPELKRVKGVGDAMVYGNKDYSMRIWLDPNKLTSYNLTPSDVSRAIQTQNLEAAPGRLGERSKEVMEYVLRYKGKFTEPEQYENITIKALNDGSVLKLKDIAKVEFGAYSYTVSSNFNKKASVTMAIFQMAGSNANEVQIALQERMKELEKSFPEGMAYEIPYATKEALDQSIEQVIHTLIEAFILVFIVVYIFLQDFRSTLIPAIAVPVSIVGTFFFMKVFGFSINILTLFALVLAIGIVVDDAIVVVEAVHAKMEHKKLNPRAATMSAMSEITGAIVSITLIMSAVFVPVAFMSGSTGLFYQQFALTLAIAIVISAINALTLSPALCALFLKQHHGGSHEKMNFKDRFFAGFNASFNKLTFRYGKAVLFLLKKKWIALAIIVAFGGLFVWMSMTTPKGFIPDEDQSFIIVTANLAPGASKDRTSKVVSDTEDILMKNPAVDKVISVDGLNLFSGSMSSSAASIFVKLKKSGERGSVNNINDIIGQTQGALSQDKRANFLVINTPTVDGFGNTSGMELVLQDRTNGELQNLGNISYGMMGALMQRPEVAVAFTTFDVTYPQFEVLVDEVKSAQLGVNVSDVLGVMQGYYGSIQASDFNRFGKYYRVLVQSTPETRQDKESLNGIFVKNNLGQMVPINTLVSLKQVTGAEVVDRFNLFNSSNLTVMAAPGYSTGQAMAAVEEVSKQVLPPGYTYDYKGMSREEAGSSSQSVMIFGLCIVFVFFLLSAQYESYILPLAVLIAIPVGLSGVFVGITFAELSNNIYVQIALVMLIGLLAKNGILIVEFAIQRRRAGKSLIASAVEGAKARLRPILMTSLAFITGLLPLIFVVGPSAMGNHSIGYAAISGMLFGTILGIFVVPVLFVVFQALHEKINGKVVTDADWEY, from the coding sequence ATGTTAAAGAAAATTATAAAAAGGCCCGTACTGGCAACGGTTATTTCCGTATTGCTTGTAATTCTCGGGATTGTCGGTATGGTCAGCCTGCCGATTACAAAATTTCCGGACATTGCACCACCTACTGTTATGGTAACGGCTGCATATCCGGGTGCCAATGCTGAAACCATTGCAAGATCTGTAGCTCCGCCATTGGAAAATGCCATTAATGGGGTGGAAAATATGGATTACATTACTTCTACAGCAAGTAATGACGGAACTTTAAGTATTACCGTGATTTTTAAACTGGGAACAGATCCGGATCAGGCAGCCATTAATGTTCAGAACAGAGTGGCGCAGGTAACCAATCAGCTTCCTGCTGAAGTTATTCAGGCGGGAATTACTACGGTGAAGAGACAGAACAGTATGATTGCGATGGTTTCCCTAACCAGTAAAGATGGTTCAATGAATGATCTTTTCCTGGAGAACTATGCGAAAATCAATATTGTACCGGAACTAAAAAGGGTAAAAGGAGTAGGAGATGCCATGGTTTATGGAAACAAAGACTATTCAATGCGTATCTGGCTGGATCCGAATAAACTGACCTCTTATAATCTTACCCCATCAGATGTTTCCCGTGCCATTCAAACCCAAAACCTTGAAGCGGCGCCCGGAAGATTAGGAGAAAGAAGTAAGGAGGTGATGGAATACGTTCTTCGATACAAAGGAAAATTCACCGAGCCGGAGCAATATGAAAACATTACCATTAAAGCATTGAACGATGGTTCAGTTTTAAAGTTAAAGGATATTGCAAAGGTAGAATTCGGAGCTTACAGTTATACAGTTTCTTCCAATTTCAATAAAAAGGCTTCCGTAACGATGGCGATCTTCCAGATGGCGGGGTCCAATGCCAATGAAGTGCAGATTGCACTGCAGGAAAGAATGAAGGAACTGGAGAAATCCTTCCCGGAAGGAATGGCTTATGAAATTCCGTATGCTACCAAGGAAGCGTTGGACCAATCCATTGAACAGGTAATTCATACCCTGATAGAAGCATTTATTCTGGTATTCATTGTGGTGTATATTTTCCTTCAGGATTTCCGCTCTACCTTAATTCCGGCCATTGCAGTTCCGGTGTCAATTGTAGGAACATTCTTCTTTATGAAAGTCTTCGGATTCTCGATCAATATTTTGACGTTGTTTGCATTGGTGCTGGCCATTGGTATTGTAGTGGATGACGCAATTGTTGTTGTAGAAGCCGTTCATGCCAAAATGGAACATAAAAAACTGAATCCAAGGGCGGCCACGATGTCTGCGATGAGTGAGATTACGGGAGCTATTGTATCCATTACATTAATCATGTCTGCGGTATTCGTTCCTGTAGCCTTTATGAGTGGTTCTACAGGATTGTTTTACCAACAGTTTGCCTTAACATTGGCGATTGCCATTGTGATTTCTGCAATCAATGCATTGACGTTGAGTCCTGCTTTATGCGCCTTGTTTTTAAAGCAACATCACGGTGGTTCTCATGAAAAGATGAACTTTAAGGACCGTTTCTTTGCAGGATTTAATGCAAGCTTTAATAAACTGACATTCCGTTACGGAAAAGCGGTACTATTCCTTTTAAAGAAAAAATGGATTGCACTGGCTATAATTGTTGCCTTCGGAGGGTTATTTGTATGGATGTCTATGACGACTCCAAAAGGATTTATTCCTGATGAAGATCAGAGCTTTATCATTGTAACAGCTAATCTTGCTCCGGGAGCATCCAAGGACAGAACTTCAAAAGTAGTTTCTGATACAGAAGATATTTTGATGAAAAATCCGGCTGTAGATAAAGTGATTTCAGTAGACGGACTGAACCTTTTCAGTGGTTCCATGTCTTCCTCAGCAGCTTCTATCTTCGTTAAACTGAAAAAATCAGGAGAAAGAGGATCGGTCAACAACATAAATGATATTATCGGACAAACCCAGGGAGCACTTTCTCAGGATAAAAGAGCCAATTTCCTTGTTATTAATACTCCAACGGTTGATGGTTTCGGAAATACCAGCGGAATGGAGCTTGTGCTTCAGGACCGTACCAACGGTGAACTTCAGAATCTTGGAAATATTTCCTACGGAATGATGGGAGCTTTAATGCAGAGACCGGAAGTGGCGGTAGCATTTACCACTTTTGATGTTACCTACCCGCAGTTTGAAGTGCTTGTAGATGAAGTGAAATCTGCCCAGCTTGGAGTGAATGTTTCTGATGTATTGGGAGTAATGCAGGGTTATTACGGAAGTATTCAGGCTTCAGACTTCAACAGATTCGGGAAATACTACAGAGTATTGGTGCAATCCACTCCGGAAACTAGACAGGATAAGGAATCCCTGAACGGTATTTTCGTTAAAAATAATTTAGGCCAAATGGTGCCTATCAATACTCTGGTAAGCTTAAAGCAGGTAACAGGAGCTGAAGTAGTAGATCGTTTCAATTTGTTCAACTCATCGAATTTAACCGTAATGGCTGCTCCCGGTTACAGTACAGGACAGGCCATGGCGGCAGTGGAAGAAGTAAGCAAGCAGGTACTTCCTCCGGGGTATACTTATGATTATAAAGGAATGAGCCGTGAAGAAGCAGGTTCCAGTTCACAATCAGTGATGATCTTCGGATTATGTATTGTATTTGTATTCTTCCTGTTATCAGCACAGTATGAGAGTTATATTCTTCCATTGGCTGTATTGATCGCCATTCCGGTAGGTTTATCGGGTGTTTTTGTCGGAATTACATTTGCGGAGCTTTCCAATAATATCTATGTTCAGATTGCATTGGTAATGTTGATCGGGCTTCTAGCAAAGAACGGGATTCTGATTGTAGAATTTGCCATTCAGAGACGTAGAGCAGGGAAGAGCCTTATTGCGTCTGCAGTTGAGGGTGCTAAGGCCCGTCTGAGACCTATTCTGATGACTTCCCTGGCATTTATTACCGGTTTACTTCCGTTGATTTTTGTGGTAGGTCCGTCAGCGATGGGTAACCATTCCATTGGGTATGCTGCCATTTCAGGGATGCTTTTTGGAACCATCTTAGGGATTTTTGTAGTTCCGGTTCTTTTTGTGGTGTTCCAGGCTTTACATGAAAAAATTAATGGTAAAGTGGTAACAGATGCGGATTGGGAATATTAA